One window of the Nicotiana tabacum cultivar K326 chromosome 4, ASM71507v2, whole genome shotgun sequence genome contains the following:
- the LOC107792807 gene encoding nuclear pore complex protein NUP35-like, whose protein sequence is MSTAVRTPKSGRQSLFFQDLATPISSRKSGSKFSTPGQAAAVSALWRENFSSSDLPPPPVFTLEDRSEVSPESGIPDYVTSPEIKSDPRTPVQTSGREFATPKTRSEASTSYALMGKQQQQSQQSPLPSLSWWSPSKGSGSAEQDDKGKGSPVEGVVHPGALITLPQPREVARPEIRKNSFPVGNLDEEEWVTVYGFSPIDTNVVLREFEKCGVILKHIIGPRDANWMHILYQNRADAQKALSKNGMQINGVLMIGVKPVDPIQRQALNCRLNKQGFIPLPHTPSSKSNDPIPFQTSSHPHYLQNGSNSAKQSSGSVATPAKSVVSKIVDLMFGV, encoded by the exons ATGAGTACAGCAGTGCGAACCCCAAAATCTGGAAGGCAATCATTGTTCTTTCAGGATTTAGCAACGCCTATATCCTCTCGAAAATCAGGGTCAAAATTTAGTACCCCAGGTCAGGCAGCAGCTGTTTCTGCCTTATGGCGTGAGAACTTTTCCAGCTCAGATCTCCCACCACCACCTGTATTTACCCTTGAAGATCGCTCAGAAGTCTCTCCGGAATCTGGGATTCCTGATTATGTTACTTCACCAGAAATCAAGTCGGACCCTAGAACCCCAGTACAAACTTCAGGAAGGGAATTTGCAACTCCTAAGACGAGGTCTGAGGCGAGCACTTCGTATGCATTGATGGGTAAGCAGCAGCAACAGAGTCAGCAAAGCCCCTTGCCGAGTTTGAGCTGGTGGTCCCCCTCGAAGGGTAGTGGTAGTGCTGAGCAGGATGACAAAGGAAAAGGTTCACCAGTCGAAGGCGTCGTACATCCTGGTGCTTTGATAACTTTACCTCAACCAAGGGAAGTTGCAAGGCCAGAGATCAGGAAGAACTCATTCCCTGTGGGAAACCTCGATGAGGAAGAATGGGTCACAGTTTATGG GTTTTCTCCAATTGACACCAATGTGGTTTTGCGGGAATTTGAGAAATGTGGCGTCATTTTGAAACACATTATAGGCCCCAGAGATGCTAACTGGATGCACATTCTATATCAG AATCGTGCTGATGCTCAAAAAGCTCTTAGCAAAAATGGTATGCAGATAAATGGAGTTCTTATGATCGGAGTTAAACCAGTGGATCCAATACAACGTCAGGCACTGAATTGTAGGCTCAACAAACAGGGATTTATACCTTTACCCCATACTCCCTCCAGTAAAAGCAATGATCCGATTCCATTTCAAACCTCCTCTCATCCTCACTATCTACAAAATGGCAGCAACAGTGCAAAACAATCATCTGGATCTGTTGCTACCCCAGCCAAATCTGTGGTGTCCAAAATTGTGGACTTAATGTTTGGCGTCTAA
- the LOC107792808 gene encoding ruBisCO large subunit-binding protein subunit beta, chloroplastic, with the protein MAATFTSVCSIASTSQAVDKKLINSSETLSSFTAISSSSLGGRKKNTVLKKRYDFKIQAATKKLHFNQDGDAIRKLQAGVDKLANLVGVTLGPKGRNVVLESKYGSPKIVNDGVTVAREVELEDPVENIGASLVRQAASKTNDLAGDGTTTSVVLAQGLIAEGVKVVAAGANPIQITRGIERTTKALVAELKKMSKEVEDSELADVAAVSAGNNYEVGNMIAEAMGKVGRKGVVTLEEGRGSENSLYVVEGMQFDRGYISPYFVTDNEKMVAEYENCKLLLVDKKITNARDLVNVLEEAIRGGYPILIIAEDIEQEALATLVVNKLRGALKIAALKAPGFGERKSQYLDDIAILTGGTVIREEVGLSLDRAGSEVLGHAGKVVLSKDSTTIVGDGSTQEAVNKRIAQIKRIVEATEQDYEKEKLNERIAKLSGGVAVIQVGAQTETELKEKKLRVEDALNATKAAVEEGIVVGGGCTLLRLATKVEDIKGTLDDDEQKIGADIVKRALRYPMKLIAKNAGVNGSVVIEKVLSDDNPKYGYNAATGKYEDLMAAGIIDPTKVVRCCLEHAASVARTFLTSDAVVTENKEPEPVVAGNPMDNSGYGY; encoded by the exons ATGGCTGCGACCTTCACTTCAGTTTGTTCGATTGCCTCTACCAGCCAAGCAGTGGATAAGAAACTCATAAATTCTTCTGAAACTTTATCCTCATTCACTGCGATTTCTTCGAGTTCATTAGGGGGCAGGAAAAAGAATACAGTTTTAAAGAAAAGATATGATTTCAAGATTCAGGCTGCGACCAAGAAGTTACACTTCAATCAGGACGGTGATGCCATTAGGAAGCTGCAA GCAGGTGTTGACAAGCTTGCAAATTTAGTAGGTGTTACTCTTGGTCCAAAAGGAAGAAATGTAGTTCTTGAGAGCAAGTATGGCTCTCCCAAAATTGTAAATGATGGTGTTACTGTAGCTAGAGAG GTTGAACTGGAAGACCCTGTTGAGAATATTGGTGCAAGTTTGGTGAGACAAGCTGCTTCAAAGACAAATGACTTGGCTGGGGATGGCACAACTACATCTGTTGTTTTGGCACAGGGGCTCATAGCTGAAGGTGTTAAG GTGGTCGCAGCTGGTGCAAACCCTATTCAGATTACCAGGGGAATTGAGAGGACCACTAAAGCCTTGGTCGCTGAGCTGAAAAAGATGTCTAAAGAG GTTGAGGACAGTGAACTAGCGGATGTAGCTGCAGTTAGTGCAGGAAACAACTATGAAGTTGGAAATATGATAGCAGAAGCAATGGGTAAAGTGGGTAGGAAAGGTGTAGTGACTCTTGAGGAAGGGAGAGGTTCTGAGAACAGCTTGTATGTTGTGGAAGGCATGCAATTTGACCGTGGCTATATCTCCCCATACTTTGTTACAGACAATGAGAAGATGGTAGCTGAATATGAAAACTGCAAG ctgCTTCTGGTAGACAAGAAGATAACAAATGCAAGGGACTTGGTTAATGTTTTGGAAGAAGCAATCAGGGGTGGATACCCAATATTGATAATCGCTGAAGACATTGAGCAGGAAGCTCTAGCCACTCTGGTTGTGAACAAACTTAGAGGAGCACTGAAAATTGCTGCACTCAAAGCCCCTGGTTTTGGGGAGCGAAAAAGCCAATATCTTGACGACATTGCTATCCTTACTGGAG GTACTGTCATCAGAGAGGAGGTTGGTTTATCCCTGGACAGGGCTGGAAGCGAGGTCTTAGGGCATGCTGGAAAGGTGGTGTTGTCAAAGGATTCAACAACAATTGTTGGTGATGGTAGTACCCAGGAAGCAGTAAACAAAAGAATTGCACAAATTAAAAGAATTGTTGAG GCAACTGAACAGGATTACGAGAAGGAAAAACTGAATGAGAGAATTGCAAAACTATCAGGGGGCGTTGCCGTAATTCAG GTTGGTGCACAAACTGAAACGGAActcaaagaaaagaaattgagAGTAGAGGATGCTCTCAATGCGACAAAG GCAGCCGTTGAGGAAGGCATTGTTGTCGGCGGTGGATGCACCTTGTTGCGGCTTGCTACCAAAGTTGAAGACATTAAAGGAACTCTTGATGATGATGAACAAAAG ATTGGAGCTGATATTGTCAAGAGAGCTTTGAGGTACCCCATGAAGTTAATAGCCAAGAATGCTGGTGTCAATGGAAGTGTTGTGATTGAGAAG GTGTTGTCCGATGACAATCCGAAGTATGGTTATAATGCGGCCACTGGAAAATATGAAGATTTAATGGCTGCTGGTATAATTGATCCTACAAAA
- the LOC107792804 gene encoding early nodulin-like protein 7 encodes MASIKSTTICFVTALFISLTISSVVAASGEEFKVGDAVGWRQPSVNETDLYHHWASKKKFHVGDSLRFEYKNDSVVVVDKWEFYHCNRTHPTSGAKDGNTTVNLDRAGPFYFVSGDPEHCKNGQRLAIEVLPLYPISQSPPQPISLAPSPSPLSSSALVSSVPLIFISVPLMVAVIVFV; translated from the exons ATGGCTTCGATCAAGTCTACTACTATCTGTTTCGTCACTGCTCTTTTCATCAGCCTTACAATATCTTCCGTTGTTGCTGCCTCCGGCgaggaattcaaagttggtgatGCTGTGGGTTGGCGTCAGCCAAGTGTTAATGAAACAGATCTCTATCATCACTGGGCTTCAAAGAAGAAATTTCACGTCGGCGATTCACTCC GTTTTGAGTACAAGAATGACTCGGTTGTCGTAGTCGACAAATGGGAATTTTATCATTGCAATAGGACTCATCCAACTTCGGGCGCTAAGGACGGCAACACCACAGTAAATCTCGACAGGGCTGGTCCCTTTTACTTCGTGAGCGGTGATCCTGAGCATTGCAAAAATGGCCAGCGTTTAGCCATTGAAGTTCTCCCACTATACCCCATCTCCCAATCTCCACCACAACCAATTTCACTGGCGCCATCGCCATCGCCACTTTCAAGCTCAGCACTTGTTTCTTCAGTTCCGCTGATATTCATCTCAGTGCCGCTTATGGTTGCTGTTATTGTCTTTGTTTAG